GTGCTGCGCCTGGCTGCCGGTGTACACACCGCTCACGCCCTTTACATCGGCCAGTCGGTCTCGCTCGCTGCGGTGGGCGGCCTGGTCTATGTAGGCCACTACCTGTGCCTGCTGGGCGGGGGTGGCCAGGCTGCGTGCCAGGGGGTGCTCGGGGGCTAGTACCAGGCAGCTAACGCCCCACAGGGTGTCGGGCCGGGTGGTGAATACCTCAATGGATTCGGCCTGGCCCTCCAGGGCGAAACGCACGCTGGCTCCGGTGCTTTTGCCTATCCAGTGCCGCTGCATCTCCAGGATGCTGCCGGGCCAGCTGAGGCCCTCCAGGCCCTGCAGCAGCCGCTCGGCATAGGCGGTGATGCGCAGGCTCCACTGGCGCATGGGCCTGCGCTCCACGGGGTGGCCGCCGCGTTCGCTCAGGCCGTCTTTCACTTCCTCGTTGGCCAGCACGGTGCCCAGGGCGGGGCACCAGTTTACCAGCGTTTCGCTCTGGTAGGCCAGGCGGTAGCGTTGCAGGCGTGCCTCCTTTTCGGCGGGGGTATAGGCGTGCCACTGGGCGGCGGTAAAGGCTTCCTCGCTGTCGGTAGCGGCGGCCAGGCCGGTGCTGCCCTGTGTGGCAAAATGGGCTTCCAGCTCGGCTATGGGGCGGGCCTGCTGCCGCTGGGTGTCGTACCAGTGGGCAAAGAGTTGCAGGAAGATCCACTGCGTCCAGCGGTAGTAGTCGGGGTCGCAGGTGCGGATGTCGCTGCCCGGGGTGTGCACCAGGCCCAGCATGTCCAGCTGCCGGCGGTAGGTGGCCACGTTCTGCTCGGTAGTAAGGGCCGGGTGCTGGCCTGTCTGGATGGCGTAGTTTTCGGCCGGGAGGCCAAAGGCGTCGTAGCCCATGGGATGCAGTACCTCGTAGCCCAGCATTTTTCGGTAACGGGCTACAATGTCGGTAGCCACATAGCCCAGGGGGTGGCCCACATGCAGCCCTGCCCCGCTGGGGTAGGGAAACATGTCGAGCACATAGTATTTGGGCTTGCTACTGCGGGGGTCGAATGCCATGAGCTGGCTCTGCTGCCAGTGCTGCTGCCACTTGGCCTCCAGGATGCGAAAGGCGTGCGCGTATTCCATGCTGCAAATAGCGCAATAGAAAGCAAGTTTTGCAAACCCGCGTGTGTATATATACACGGCTGCGCCGCACCCAGCCCTGAGGCCCCGCGCCCATATCGAAACCGTGCAGCACCTAGCCGGGCGTGCACCCGCTTCCAAGCCCGCCTTGTGTTCCACAAATGCCTATTTGTGGAACACAAATGAACCCATACGCATCCATCATCCATGCCCCTGCCGCCGGGGCGTTTGGAGTGGGAAGCCCTGCTAGACTTGCGTGGCGCAGCCAACCGGCATATTACCCGGTATGATGGCTTGCTGCAATCTGTAGTGAACCACAGCCTGCTGCTACTCGGCCGGAAGCTGCGCCCAGACAGAGTGCCCGCGGACCATAAGCAAGCCGGGGACGGGCTGGAAGCGGAGGCTATTCGATACCAGGACAAGACCCATTAAAAAAATGTCGCTTCCTATTGCTGTTTCCCTTTAATGGAACTATTTTTGAATAAAAAATGGAAATCATACGTTTCACTGATCTCTTTTGCGGTGTAGGGGGATTCAGGGTAGCGATGGAGCGAGTTAGTAAAGAATACAATCTGAAATCGGAATGCGTACTTTCTTCCGATATAGATTCCTTTTGCCGATTAAGCTATGAAGCAAACTTTGGAGAATATCCTGACGGAGATATTACAGAAATAGATGAAAAAAATATTCCGGATCATGATATATTATTTGCTGGCTTCCCATGTCAACCCTTCAGTATAATAGGCCAGATGAGGGGCTTCGAGGATACAAGAGGGACACTTTTTTTTTGATATTGCCAGAATACTGAAAGAAAAAAAACCAACAGCCTTTGTACTGGAGAATGTAAAGCAGCTTGTTGGTCACAATGGGGGCAAAACGCTGAAAACCATTCTTAGTTCTCTAAAAGAAATAGGCTATCAGACAGTTATGTATTCAGTCTTGAATGCATTAGACTATGGCCTACCTCAAAAGCGCGAAAGAATAATAATTGTCGGACATCTTGATCCTGTTTTATTTTCGTTTCCTGTTCCTGTACGACCCGTTCCAGCACTAGAAGGTTTTCTGGAAAAAAAGTGGATCAAAAATATTACGCTTCATCTCGAATAGTAGAGAAGCGAAAATCTATGCATCAGGCTATGTGCTATCCCTCTATATGGCACGAGAATAAATCCGGGAATATCTGTTCTTATCCGTATTCTTGTGCGCTTAGGGCGGGTGCTTCTTATAATTACTTACTGGTAAACGGCGAAAGAAGATTAACACCAAGAGAGATGTTTCGGCTTCAGGGATTCCCTGACAGTTACCAACTGATCCACCCTGATGGCCAATTAAGAAAGCAGGCAGGAAACTCTGTACCTGTAAACATGATTGCGTCGGTCATCCGTAAATTATTGCCATTTGTAGCGAAAACACTGAACCCAACACACACATTACAAGAATATAATTTTTGTTATAATCGATCTTAGTCAATGGGAGAAAACAGGAAGCCAAAACTCAGAACAGTGAGCAGAACAGAACAGCCGTTTGCGCTGAACGATTTTCCGCCGAATTTCCCCACAGAGCTCGGGAAGCATGTGCTTGCGCTGATGGCTGCCAGAGAAACCCCTGCTATTGAGGGAAAAGACTGGGAAGAGATATTTGCAAAATGTATCGGGGCAGCCTGGAAACCATCAAATATAGGACTGGATGATGTGGTACTGGGGGATACTGCCTGGGGCCTGAAGTCAGTAAAAAACGAAAATCCATTTCAGTTGAAACGTGTAAGACTCATTTCTGGCCGAAACTCCCCCAATTACTCTTTTGGCGAAAAAATAAGTCAGGAAGAAGATTCGAACAGAGTAGGAAACAGTGTTCTCTCCATCTGGAATGAACGGGTATCAGAGGTTAGAAAGAAATACCGAAATTTAAGAACCGCTGTACTAGTAAAATCCCACTCGCTTGAGAAACTTGTTGTTTTTGAATTCGATACGATTCGATACGATCCAGAATTGTATGACTGGAAATGGAACAAGAATGGAAATCTTGAAGGTTTCTACCGCCAAGACCAATATCATGCTTTTACTTGGCAGCCACATGGCTCTCAGTTTACCATTATAGAAGCGGCACCAGGCAGAAGGCTTTGTCTAACTTTGAAAAGACCTCCAACATTAAATCGGGATAAAATTCTTGAATTGATCGAATTTGATCCGAAAATGGTTGAATTTTCTTATACGCATGATGATCAACTCTTTCGTAAGGAAAGTTGACGAGTGCTCCCTATGCTTATCCATATATAGTGGATAGGCAATAAGTTCATCCCTTAATCATAGAAAAAAAGCCCGGGTTAACAGGGCTACATATTCCGGCGGTACTGGCCACCCACCTGGTACAGGGCTTGGCTCATCTGGCCCAGGGTGCACCACCTGGCGGCGTCCATCAGGGCTGCAAAGAGGTTGCCATGGGTAACGGCGGTATGCTGCAGGTGCTGCATGGCCTGGCTGGCCTCGGGGGCATTGCGCTGCTGCTGGGCCTGTACGGCCTGTATCTGCGCCTCCTTCTCCTCGGTGGTGGCGCGGATTACCTCGCCGGGTATCAGGGTAGGGCTTCCGTCCTTGCTCAGGAAGGTATTGACGCCGATAATGGGTAGCTCGCCCGTGTGCTTTTGCATCTCGTAGTGCAGGCTCTCTTCCTGTATCTTGTTGCGCTGATACATGGTCTCCATGGCACCCAGCACGCCACCGCGCTCGCTTATGCGGCGAAACTCGGCCAGCACGGCTTCTTCCACCAGGTCGGTCAGCTCCTCTATGATGAAGCTGCCCTGCAGGGGGTTTTCGTTTTTGGCCAGGCCCAGCTCGCGGTTTATAATGAGCTGGATGGCCATGGCCCGGCGTACGCTCTCCTCGGTGGGGGTGGTTATGGCCTCGTCGTAGGCGTTGGTGTGCAGGCTGTTGCAGTTATCGTATATGGCATAGAGGGCCTGCAGGGTGGTGCGTATGTCGTTGAAGTCGATCTCCTGGGCATGCAGGCTGCGTCCGCTGGTCTGTATATGGTACTTCAGCATCTGGCTGCGTGCATCGGCCCCATATTTGTTGCGCATGGCCTTGGCCCATATGCGGCGGGCTACGCGGCCTATCACGCTGTACTCGGGGTCCATGCCGTTGCTAAAGAAGAAGCTGAGGTTGGGGGCAAAGGCATTGATGTCCATGCCCCGGCTCAGGTAGTACTCCACGTAGGTAAATCCATTGCTGAGGGTGAGGGCCAGCTGGGTGATGGGGTTGGCCCCGGCCTCGCTAATGTGGTAGCCGCTGATGGATACGCTGTAGAAATTGCGCACCTGCTGGTCGATAAAGTACTGCTGGATGTCGCCCATCATGCGCAGGGCAAACTCGGTACTGAAGATGCAGGTGTTTTGGGCTTGGTCTTCCTTCAGGATGTCGGCCTGCACGGTGCCGCGCACAGACTGTAGTGCCTGGGTGCGCAGGCGGGCATATACGTCGGCCGGCAGCACCTGGTCTCCGGTTACCCCCAGCAGCAGCAGGCCCAGGCCGTTGTTGCCCTGGGGCAGTGCGCCCTGGTAGCGGGGGCGCTCGGCACCCCTCGCAGCATAGATAGCCGCAATCTTCTGCTCCACCTCGGCCTCCAGGCCATTTTGCTTGATGTAGAGCTCGCACTGCTGGTCTATGGCGGCGTTCAGGAAGAAGCTGAGCAGCATGGGGGCTGGCCCGTTGATGGTCATGCTCACGCTGGTGGTGGGGGCACACAGGTCGAAGCCGGAATACAGCTTCTTGGCATCATCCAGGCTGGCAATAGAGACACCGCTGTTGCCAATCTTGCCGTAGATGTCGGGCCGGTGGTGGGGGTCTTCGCCGTACAGGGTTACGCTGTCGAAGGCAGTGCTGAGGCGGGCGGCGGGCATGCCCAAGCTCACGTAGTGGAAGCGCTTGTTCGTCCGCTCGGGGCCCCCCTCACCGGCAAACATACGGGTGGGGTCCTCGCCCGTGCGCTTGAAGGGGTATACCCCGCCTGCGTAGGGGAACTCGCCGGGCACGTTCTCGGTCAGCACCCAGCGCAGGATGTCGCCCCAGTCTTGGTACTTGGGCAGTACTACCTTGGGTATCTGCAGGTGGCTCAGGCTTTCGGTATGGTTGCGTACCTTGATCTCCTTGCCCCGCACCGTGTAGGTGTAGTACTCACCCTTGTACTGGTCGTGCTTGGCCTCCCAGCCGACCAGGATACTGCGACAGCTGGCATCCAGGCGATCCCACACCTTGTCGTAGAGTATTTTTACAGCTGCGGATTCACTGCCCTCTCTCTCCAGCAGGTGCAGGCTGCCGTGCAGCTGATAGGCCTGGCGTGCCAGCCCAGCCTGGCGGTCTACCCACTGGTTGTAGCGGTCGCTTTCTTCGGCTATCTCGGCCAGGTAGCGGGTGCGGTCGGGGGGGATGATGTAGATCTTTTCGCTAGGTAGCTGGGCCAGGTCGAAGCCACTCTTCAGGTCGGCACCGGTGCGTGCCACCAGGGTGTCCATTATGGCGCGGTACAGGGTGTTCATGCCCGGGTCGTTAAACTGGCTGGCTATGGTGCCATACACGGGCATCTGCTCCAGGGGCTGCTCCCACAGCTGGCGGCTGCGCTGGTAGGTTTTGGCTACATCGCGCTGCGCGTCCAGGGCTCCGCGTTTGTCAAACTTGTTGATGGCGATGAGGTCGGCGTAGTCGATCATGTCGATCTTCTCCAGCTGGGTGGCGGCACCAAACTCGGGGGTCATTACATACAGGGCTACGTCGGCCACCTCGGTTATCTGGCTATCGCTCTGGCCTATGCCGGCTGTTTCTACGATCACCAGGTCGTACTCGGCGGCGCGTACCACTGCAATGGCATCGCGCACATGGCGGCTGAGGCTGATGTTGGCCTCGCGGGTAGCGAAGCTGCGCATGAAAACCCGGCTGCTGAAGATGCTGTTCATGCGGATGCGGTCGCCCAGCAGGGCCCCCCCACTTTTTCGCTTGCTGGGGTCCACACTGAGTATGGCCACGGTCTTATCCGGGAAGTCCAGCAGGTAGCGGCGCACCAGCTCGTCCGTCAGGCTGCTTTTGCCGGCACCGCCGGTGCCGGTTATTCCCAGGATGGGGATGTTCTTGGTGGACGTGGGCAGGCTGGCCAGCACCTGTTTGGCCTGGTTTTCATCATTTTCTACCAGGCTGATGGTGCGGGCTATGGCCAGGGGGTTTTTGTCCTGCAGCCGTTTCACCTCTCCATTCAGGCTAGCCACGGTCAGGAAGTCGCTCTGCTCCAGCAGGTTGTTTATCATACCCTGCAGGCCCAGGGCTCGTCCGTCGTCTGGGCTGTAGATGCGGGCTATGCCATAGGCATGCAGTTCGGCAATCTCCTCGGGCAGGATGGTCCCTCCCCCGCCACCGAAAATGCGTATATGACTAGCTCCCCGCTGCTTCAGCAGGTCGTACATGTACTTGAAGTACTCTACGTGGCCGCCCTGGTAGCTGGTGATGGCTATGGCCTGGGCGTCCTCTTGTATGGCGGCATTTACCACTTCCTCGGCCGACCGGTTGTGGCCCAGGTGGATGACCTCGGCCCCGCTGCCCTGCAGGATGCGGCGCATGATGTTGATGGCAGCATCGTGCCCATCGAACAGGCTGGCGGCGGTAACGATGCGTACCTGGTGCTTGGTTTTATAGGGGGCTACAGCTTGCATATCTCGTGGCTATGGCACAAAAGTACGAATAAGCGCTCCGCTGCCCAAGGGGTGCGCGTGTGGCGCTGGTTAGGCAAAATAGAAATGCCCGTGCGATGGGCACGGGCATGGGTGTTTCTGGGAGTCTGACGGGCGGATGTCCTTACAGCGTCTTGAGCACTTTAACAATATCCGCAGGTTCGGCACGCTTGGTCCAGTTCACGTCCAGGTAGGCATACTTTACGATACCGTCTTTGCCGATCAAATAGGTGGCCGCCAGCGGTAGCTCGTAGTAGCCTTTATCCTTGTTGTAGTAGTTTTCGAAGCCTACCATTTTGCTTAGGTCAGCCTGTACTTCTGGGGTTATTTTATAGAGCACCTTGTAGTCGCCTGCCACCTTAGCACTCGGGTCAGTCAGCACCTCGTAGCTCAGCTTTTTGCGCTCCTTCAGCGTTAGGCTGCTATCGGGCAGCTGAGGAGACAGGGCCACCAGGGTAGCATTGTAGCGCTTGAAGTCGGGCAGCGACTGCTGCAGGTAGGCCAGCTGTACGTTGCAGAAGGGGCACCAGCTACCACGGTAGAAAGTGAGGATAACCGGGCCATCTTTCAGCATTTTTTTCAGGCTTACTTGCTTGCCGGCGGCATTAGTCAAGTGGAAGTCGGGGGCCTTCTGGCCAACCTGCACGGCATTTTTTACGATGCCCGAGGCTTCCAGCGCTTGCATCTGAGCTCCGAAGTCACCCATTATCTCTTCCGGGATGTGGGGTGCCAGCTGGGCGGATGTCTGCTCCAGTGCCTCTTTTTGATTCGCGGGTGCCTTGGCCGTTTGTGCATTGGCAAAACCTGCGAGTGCGAGTAAAACGATAAGATAGAATTGCTTTTTCATAAAACTGTAAATTCAGAAATTTGGGTTAAAAGATTCACATGAAACCAATGTTTTGAACACTTGGTTCCGTGAGACCCCAAAAAACTGGTGCGGGTGCCGTACCAGAGTACGCCCGGCACATGGCCGTGTCCACAAAGTCTGTCAGGTAGGGTGGGGCTAGGCCTCCCCGCCTGCCAGCGGCAGCAATACCCGAAACTCGGTTTGGCCGGGCCTGCTCTCCAGCTCTATATAGCCCCCGTAGGTTTCCAAAATTTTTTTGCAAATATCCAGGCCCAGGCCTGTACCCTCGCCTGCCCCCTTTGTGGTAAAGAAGGGCTCAAAGATTTTTTGCTGTAGCTCCTCTGGTACACCTGGGCCATTGTCCACGATCCGTACAATGGCTTGGCCAGCCTGCTGATCCAGCACTATGCGCATCTGGCCGTGGTACTTCATGGCCTGCAGGCTGTTGCTGATCAGGTTGGTCCATATCTGGCCCAGGGCATCCGGGTTAGCCAGCACAATGGGCCGTGCCAGCACGTCAAACTCCACCTCCACACCCTGCTTCATCTGGCCCTGGTACAGGGTCAGGATGGTATCTATATTCTGGGCCAGGTCTACCGCCACGTAGTATTCGCTGCGCTCTGCCCGGCTGTAGTTCTTCAGTGCATATACTATTTTCTTGGTCTTGTCCGAAGCGATGGATATGTTTTCCACGTTCGCCCGAATCTGGCAGACTGCATAGATCAGCTGGCTCACTTCGCGGCTATACTCACTTGTCAGCAGGGTTATTTCCTCCAGCGTGTCGTGCCTGTATCCGCTCTCCACCAGGGTTTGGGCGTAGGTTTCCGGCTCTGGCACGCCTCTTTCTTCCAGGTGCTGGGCGAGGGCTTTGCGCAGCTGGCGCTGCTCGCGGCTGGTGAGGGGGGCCTTATCTGCACTTGGTGCAAGCAGCTTGTCCAGCAGGGCGGTTAGCTCCCCGGTCAGGCGCTGTGGCATCCGCTGCAGTAGGGCCGGAAAGCCGGAAACCACAGTCGGCAGGTTATCCAGCAGGTTGTCGGCACTGGCACGCACGGCCCCTATCGGTGTGTTTATTTCGTGCGCCACACCTGCCACCAGCACACCCAAGGTGACCATTTTTTCGCGCAGCACCAGCTGGTTCTGGGTGGCCTTCACCTCATCCATAGCGTGCTCCAGTGCAGCAGTGCGCTCGGCCACGCGCTGTTCCAGGTTTTCGTTCAGGCGTTCCAGCTCCAGCTGCGCGCGTGTCATTTCTTCTTGCGCGGCCTTCAGCTCCTCGTAGTTTTGGCGTAGCTCTTCCTCGTGCTGCTGCAGCTGCTGGTTCTTCTGCTGCGTTTCGTTCAGCAATAGCCGGATGCGCTGATTGGCCACCGCACTCTGCAGGTTGGCCGCTATGGCCGCGCAGGCTGTGCTCAGCAGGTTCATGTGCTCCTCGCTTATAGCCTCCAGGGCCACCAGTTCCAGCGCCCCATACACCTGGCCCTGGTACACCAGGGGCTGGATGTAGTAGTGCCGGGGCACAACCGATACCAGGCTGGTGGCCACATAGGTGTCGAGCTTGTCATCCAGCACCAGGTACCGGTCTTGCCTGTCTTTCAGGCATTGGCCCAGCAGTCCCTCGCCTTCGTGTATTTCTGCGGCCCCATTCACGGGTATGGCATGGCCCGCCACCTGGCGCAGCAGGTGGTTTGGAGCCTCGGCCTCCGCTACGTACAGGCTGGCATGGGTGGCACCCACGGCGGTGGCCAGGTAGTCCAGGATGGGGGCACCCCATGCCTGCAGGTCCATACCTGCCCCCCAGCGCGAAAGCTCGGCCACCCTGGCTGCTGACTGCTCCAGCCTGTGCTGCCGGGCTATCAGCATCCCCTTCTCCTCCAGCTCGCGCGCCTGCACGAGCAGCACCTGCTGGGTCTGCCGCATTTGCTCCTGGGTAGCAAACAGCTCTTCGTTGTTTTGGCGTAACTCCTCCTGCTGTACCTCCATCTCCTGCGACTGCTGCTGCACGGCAGCCAGTGCCCGGGTCGTTTCGGCCATGCTGTGTGCATACTGCGTCCGGCGCTTGTTCAGCACCACAATCATGCCCAGGGCCACCATGGCAAGCACCATGTAGGGAATAAAGGCAGGCGTAAGGGGGTAAAGAAAACCGTAGCCAAACAGGAAATGTAAGCCCGCCACGATCTCTTGCAAAAACACCGCGTTGACCAGCATAACAGCCTGGTGCACGTATATCCACCGGCTACTATGCGGGAAGGTGACCGAGGAGATGACCATAAAGGCCACACAAACGATCCGGATATCCATGTAATTCACGCTAGAAACCGCAACCGAGGCTAGCGCTACGTTGAACAGATAGCTCTCGGAAAAGAGGTTGCGGGCAAGCTGATAGTACCGCCTGTGATTGAGATAAATGCAGCAGGCACTGAGCAGGGCCCACGAGAAAAGCAAGAGAAGGGAGATAGACAGGCCGAAAACCGGAGCCGTGGAAGCCATGGCAACCAGCATGTAGCCCACCATGACGAGGGCAAAAACATTCAGCATGGATACGTTCTGCCGGGTTTCCGTATCCAGGCCCGGGTGTATGCCCGCCTGTAAGATTCGCTTGAGTATGGCCATGTTGGCTTGACGTATGGGGTATGAGGAAGCGAATTAAACAGCTTTCCGCAAAAACCCGCTAATCTTGTGGTTACCGATCGGGTTTGCGAAATTGCGGGATCAAATTCAGCTTATGTATCCACAAGGAATAGGCATTGGCGCCCGGGATGAGATCTTCGGCATCATAGAGCAAGAACTGCACCGCCAGCAGGAGGGGATTGAACTGATTGCAAGTGAGAACTTTGTGAGTCCCTCCGTTATGCAGGCCATGGGCACCTGCCTGACCAACAAGTATGCCGAGGGGCTACCAGGCAAGCGCTACTACGGGGGCTGCCAGTACGTAGACCTGGCAGAGGACCTGGCCCGCGAGCGGCTGAAAAAACTGTTTGGTGCCGAATGGGCGAACGTACAGCCCCACAGCGGTGCCCAGGCCAATGCTGCCGTGATGCTGGGTGTGCTAAAGCCCGGCGACAAGATTATGGGCTTTGACCTGAGCCACGGCGGGCACCTTACGCATGGCAGTCCTGTAAACTTCAGCGGCAAGCTATACCAGCCCGTGTTCTACGGCGTAGAGCGAGAGACCGGCCGTATCAACTACGACACCATCCGCAGGCTGGCCGATCAGGAACGGCCCAGGCTACTCATTGCCGGAGCCAGCAGCTATAGCCGAGATTGGGACTACCGGCAGATGCGCGAGATAGCCGATAGCGTGGGGGCCCTGCTGATGGCAGACATAGCCCACCCGGCTGGCATAATCGCCGTAGGCCTACTGAACGATCCGCTGCCCCACTGCCACATCGTTACCAGCACCACCCACAAAACCCTGCGTGGGCCACGGGGCGGAATCATCCTGATGGGCAAGGACTTTGAAAACCCAATGGGGCAAAAAGACCCCAAGGGCAACCTGAAGCCCATGAGTGCCATACTGGACGGTGCCGTGTTTCCGGGCACCCAGGGCGGGCCGCTCATGCATGTTATTGCAGCCAAGGCGGTCGCCTTTGGCGAGGCACTGCACCCCAGTTTTGCCGTCTACCAGAAGCAGACCCGGGCCAACGCCCAGGCCATGGCTGCGGCCTTCTCCAGCCGGGGATACGAAATCATCAGCGGAGGAACTGACAATCACTGCATCCTGATCGACCTCCGGAACAAGAACCTGACCGGAAAGCTGGCCGAAAACACCCTGGTGAAAGCCGATATTACCGTAAACAAGAACATGGTACCCTTCGATACACAAAGCCCTTTTGTTACCAGTGGCATCCGCATAGGCACGCCGGCTATTACCAGCCGTGGACTGACAGAAGCGCAGATGGACGGCATTGTGGACCTGATAGACCGGGTACTGAAAAAACCCGAGGACGAAGCAAACCTGAAAGCCGTAAAGGCGGAGGTAAACCGGCTGATGGAAAACTACCCCCTACCCTACAGCCACCAGGTAGTAACCACCCGATAACCACTACCCTAAGCACCTGGGGGCTAGTAGCGCCCAGGTACCGTTCGGCGTGCTTTATTGGCGGCCCAGGCCCGTAGTGCAACGGCTGGGCAGCAAAAGCGAACTTTGCGCAGCCAGTTGCGTAGGAATTATCGTGTAGAAGCTTTTTTGGGGGCCGCATTCATATACGCAATGCCCGAAAATAAACGTATCTACTATAACTCAATTCCCTCGCATATGTTCTTTGCCGTGCATCCGCTGAAAAAAATGATCCTGGAGGGCGAGGGGGTAACCCAGGATTTCAAAAAAACCATCACCAACCCACGCAAGATTGCCAAAAGCCTCGTAGCCTTTGCCAACACACGGGGCGGCCGCCTGCTGGTGGGAGTGCGAGACAATGGTAGCATTGCCGGTGCCGACGTGCATGAGGAGGGCCACATGATAGAGGCTGCTGCCAACTTTTTTTGCGACCCCCCGATACGGTATGAGCTATTTCAGCACGAATACCAGGGGCTGCGCGTGCTGGAGGTGGTGATACCCGAAAGCCGGACCAAGCCCCACCGGGCCAAGGGGGAAGACGACCGCTGCATGGTATACATCCGCGTGAATGACAAGAGCGTGCTGGCCAGCAAGGTGGTGGTGGATGTACTGCGGCGCGAAGCAGCGGGCGAACCTACTGTAATAGCGTACACGGATAAGGAACAGGCCCTGCTAGACTACCTGGCCCGCCATGAGCGCATTAGCCTGGCAGAGTATGTGCGGCTGGTAAACACCAGCCGCCGCACCGCACTGCGTAGCCTGGTCAACCTGGTAGCCGCCGGGGTGGTTCGTGTACACCACACCGAAAGCCCTGAGTTCTACACGCTAGCCTAGCTTCTACGGCCTGGTACCTGCCCCACCTGGAGTAAGTGCGCACCGGGGAAGCCCATTCAGCTGAGTTAAGCTGCAAGCACCGGCCGTGGCCGGACTGCTAGTCGGCCAGGATGAACTTCTGGAACGCCCCACCATTCAGCGAGAGGAAATAAACACCGGACGGAAGCGGCAGTGCCAGGCTGTAGGTAGGCTGGGCGGGCTGTACCACCTGCTGGCTATACACAGTCTGACCCTGCAGGTTCCGCACTTCCAGCTGGTGGATGGGTGCGCTAGCCCGGAGTGTAACGAGGCCTGAGGCTGGATTGGGATAGAGAGCAAAGGTGCCAGCCGCTCTGCGCGGCGCGCGGCCTACAGGCGGCTCCGGCCTATCCAGCACCAGCCGGTACACACCTATGCGCGAGGCAAAATACAGTACCTCGGCCGTATCGGTCTCCACCACCAGCAGGTCTTGTACATACATGTCGCCCAGCTCTGCCGTACTGCTATCCAGCACCCAGGCGGTATCGGCATACGTGGCCTGGTAGTAAAAGAGCGGCCCACCCTGCGTACCATTCAGCGAACCCGT
This genomic stretch from Bacteroidota bacterium harbors:
- a CDS encoding ATP-binding protein, which produces MPENKRIYYNSIPSHMFFAVHPLKKMILEGEGVTQDFKKTITNPRKIAKSLVAFANTRGGRLLVGVRDNGSIAGADVHEEGHMIEAAANFFCDPPIRYELFQHEYQGLRVLEVVIPESRTKPHRAKGEDDRCMVYIRVNDKSVLASKVVVDVLRREAAGEPTVIAYTDKEQALLDYLARHERISLAEYVRLVNTSRRTALRSLVNLVAAGVVRVHHTESPEFYTLA